Proteins co-encoded in one Lasioglossum baleicum chromosome 3, iyLasBale1, whole genome shotgun sequence genomic window:
- the LOC143221817 gene encoding uncharacterized protein LOC143221817: MGRKKSGSKSYRSSKSKGSDARRICRNENGNEISQDEAFCQKIDDREAKDPIDVFSRLSCPLVRRNLPDDLDESDKEIESLELTVKPRFVFVSSLCAVCLDRSEVLCERCRMVSYCSSAHRDQGWKVHHDLCEALAEIRASISSTVSVDSEDHLDPEQYRVYRLRLLAILESRSGRPLQLWEREIVLYPRVCRVCHSFGENLVCCAACGMECYCPNHREEHEKWCKEFRVLRRCLSLQHKHGCVEPKIPRRKRREFVANENRERVSDIGFDELMHRVYGNCLYYREMDGYTYSMLSHLCTIPLTTLYAMEISRPEWRDKSELEVHVLGAEFQFEGVNLHVWERMFLHLLPKLKRLRVTLVGPELQLPNGVPVHLLSRVKLCSECKAADRAVVVRFRPGRLYHEMTRSGSRADAERPDIICAFNPGLYRKTGFAGTDTWPETIREFSKMRTPVVVTSYTEQEIFWEIDRMKSIDRDVDVILEPRRNPFASVKPDRNFVSDHTNPLIYKNYYVAVVEGRSPSS, from the coding sequence ATGGGCCGCAAGAAATCCGGAAGCAAAAGTTACCGGTCGTCCAAGTCCAAAGGCAGCGATGCGCGAAGAATTTGTCGCAACGAAAACGGGAACGAGATCAGCCAGGACGAAGCGTTCTGCCAGAAGATAGACGATCGCGAAGCCAAAGATCCGATCGACGTATTCTCGCGCCTAAGCTGTCCTCTGGTTCGACGAAACTTGCCGGACGACCTCGACGAGAGCGACAAGGAAATCGAGAGTTTGGAGTTGACCGTAAAACCTCGATTCGTGTTCGTGTCGAGCCTCTGCGCGGTTTGCTTGGACAGATCCGAAGTGTTGTGCGAACGTTGTCGAATGGTGTCGTACTGTTCGTCGGCGCATCGAGACCAAGGGTGGAAGGTGCACCATGATCTGTGCGAAGCTTTGGCGGAAATTCGAGCGTCGATCTCGTCGACCGTGTCCGTCGATTCCGAGGACCATCTGGACCCCGAACAGTATCGGGTCTACAGGCTGCGGTTGCTGGCGATTCTAGAGTCGAGAAGCGGCAGACCGTTGCAGCTCTGGGAGAGAGAGATCGTTCTGTATCCTCGTGTGTGTAGAGTTTGTCACAGCTTCGGCGAGAACCTAGTCTGTTGCGCGGCTTGCGGGATGGAGTGTTACTGTCCGAACCACCGCGAGGAACACGAGAAATGGTGCAAAGAGTTTCGGGTGTTGCGGAGATGTTTGTCCCTGCAGCACAAGCACGGTTGCGTCGAGCCGAAGATTCCGAGGCGCAAGCGACGCGAGTTCGTGGCTAACGAGAACCGAGAACGAGTCTCGGATATTGGTTTCGACGAGCTGATGCATCGCGTATACGGAAATTGTTTGTACTACCGTGAAATGGACGGTTACACGTATTCGATGCTGTCCCATTTGTGTACGATTCCCTTGACCACTTTGTACGCGATGGAAATTTCCCGGCCCGAATGGCGGGACAAGTCGGAGCTAGAGGTGCACGTGCTTGGAGCGGAATTCCAGTTCGAGGGCGTGAACTTGCACGTTTGGGAGAGGATGTTTCTTCATTTGTTGCCGAAGTTGAAGAGGCTCCGGGTGACGCTGGTCGGCCCGGAATTGCAGTTGCCGAACGGCGTGCCGGTGCATCTCTTGTCGCGGGTGAAACTCTGCTCCGAGTGCAAGGCCGCCGACAGGGCCGTCGTCGTTCGTTTCCGGCCGGGCAGGCTGTATCACGAGATGACGCGATCAGGGTCGCGAGCAGATGCGGAAAGGCCCGATATCATCTGCGCGTTCAATCCTGGCCTCTACAGGAAGACTGGTTTCGCCGGGACAGATACGTGGCCGGAAACGATAcgggaattttcgaaaatgcgAACGCCCGTCGTCGTCACCTCGTACACGGAGCAAGAGATCTTTTGGGAGATCGATCGAATGAAGTCTATCGATCGGGACGTCGATGTTATCTTGGAACCGCGACGGAATCCCTTCGCGTCGGTGAAACCAGACCGAAATTTCGTCAGCGACCACACGAATCCGCTTATATATAAGAATTATTACGTCGCTGTAGTCGAAGGTAGATCGCCATCATCGTAG
- the LOC143221813 gene encoding solute carrier family 41 member 1 isoform X3, which produces MGTSSATDASMTMVTGIGSGPGPGPDPGPISGMGTGTLAGTEMGMGMGMGMGLGMGMGMGMGMGMGMGMGMGMGLGMGMGMDTNACMASNVGTNVATVTGNSTDVATATVTDKLMEQDSVEVPIFDDGTLEGGRLPDVVAESKIYDVNENDLESYLAITIQVFIPFLIAGLGMVGAGLVLDLVHHWVVFEKVKELIILVPALLGLKGNLEMTLASRLSTQANLGHMDTPKQQWYMIVGNLVLIQCQAIVVGFLGSVVAIVMGAFRNGTISLDHAYLLCASSLVTASLASFVLGLITAGVIVFSRHCHINPDNVATPIAASLGDITSLALLSWISTILYESIDKQDWLAPLVIACYVLVTPLWVWIAKKNKYTNDVLYSGWTPVMIAMLISSCGGLILEFMVSRFENLTVFQPVINGVGGNLVAVQASRISTALHKQAELGTLLIPPGHTHPVIFITPIANFFGKGTHARTTRVLMAMVIPGHIIFIYLINYMKDGNTSLTPLFVFVYLCAAMLQVAALLYIAYIMIHWMWKRKIDPDNSAIPYLTSMGDLLGISLLAIAFQFLYLVGDQDSDLMAP; this is translated from the exons ATGGGCACGAGCTCGGCCACGGACGCGTCCATGACCATGGTGACGGGTATCGGTTCCGGTCCCGGTCCCGGTCCCGACCCTGGTCCCATATCCGGCATGGGAACGGGGACGCTCGCAGGGACAGAAATGGGTATGGGTATGGGAATGGGAATGGGCTTAGGTATGGGTATGGGTATGGGTATGGGAATGGGGATGGGTATGGGGATGGGTATGGGCATGGGTTTGGGTATGGGTATGGGGATGGACACGAACGCGTGCATGGCCAGCAACGTTGGAACGAACGTCGCCACTGTGACCGGCAATTCAACGGATGTCGCAACTGCCACCGTTACCGATAAATTGATGGAGCAAGATAGCGTCGAAGTGCCCATCTTCGACGATGGAACCCTCGAAGGCGGTCGTCTTCCGGACGTTGTCGCCGAGAGCAAAATTTACGATGTCAACGAGAATGATCTCGAGTCGTACCTGGCAATTACCATTCAAGTTTTTATACCGTTTCTTATCGCCGGCCTTGGCATGGTGGGAGCTGGATTGGTATTGGATTTGGTGCAT CACTGGGTCGTATTCGAAAAAGTGAAGGAGCTGATCATTCTGGTTCCGGCATTGTTGGGCTTGAAAGGGAATTTAGAAATGACTCTCGCGTCGCGTCTCTCCACTCAGGCGAATCTCGGGCATATGGACACACCGAAACAACAATGGTACATGATCGTCGGGAATCTTGTTTTAATTCAG TGCCAGGCGATAGTGGTTGGATTTCTGGGCTCCGTGGTGGCGATTGTAATGGGAGCGTTTCGAAACGGTACCATTTCGTTGGATCACGCTTACCTGTTGTGCGCAAGCAGCCTGGTCACCGCGTCTCTGGCGTCCTTCGTTCTCGGATTGATAACCGCAGGGGTGATCGTGTTCTCGCGACACTGTCACATCAACCCGGACAACGTCGCGACGCCGATAGCCGCGAGCCTCGGCGACATCACTTCCTTAGCCCTGCTCTCCTGGATCTCGACGATTCTGTACGAGTCGATCGACAAGCAAGATTGGCTGGCGCCGTTGGTCATCGCTTGCTACGTCCTCGTCACCCCGCTCTGGGTATGGATCGCCAAGAAGAACAAATACACCAACGACGTTCTTTACTCCGGCTGGACCCCCGTCATGATCGCCATGCTGATCAGCAG TTGCGGCGGTCTGATTCTGGAGTTCATGGTGTCACGGTTCGAGAACTTGACCGTTTTTCAACCGGTGATCAACGGGGTCGGTGGCAATCTCGTAGCTGTCCAAGCGAGCAGAATATCGACCGCTCTCCATAAACAGGCGGAGCTGGGAACGCTTTTGATTCCACCGGGTCACACGCATCCCGTCATCTTTATTACGCCCATCGCGAATTTTTTCGGCAAAG GCACGCACGCAAGAACCACCAGAGTTTTAATGGCGATGGTCATACCGggtcatataattttcatttaccTAATCAATTACATGAAGGACGGCAACACATCGCTGACGCCTCTTTTCGTGTTCGTTTATTTATGCGCCGCGATGCTGCAAGTTGCCGCGCTCCTCTACATCGCCTACATCATGATACACTGGATGTGGAAACGAAAAATCGACCCGGACAATTCGGCGATTCCATATTTGACATCCATGGGAGATCTCTTGGGCATCAGTTTGCTCGCGATCGCTTTTCAGTTTCTTTATCTCGTGGGAGATCAAGATTCCGATCTAATGGCTCCGTGA
- the LOC143221813 gene encoding solute carrier family 41 member 1 isoform X2, with translation MIEDQVHQHPVRLPPDKHAHVDVTGVKFENDQCKEPLLSEKQTSHRVTPVDIRLRPISKSSHGNTAMGTSSATDASMTMVTGIGSGPGPGPDPGPISGMGTGTLAGTEMGMGMGMGMGLGMGMGMGMGMGMGMGMGMGMGLGMGMGMDTNACMASNVGTNVATVTGNSTDVATATVTDKLMEQDSVEVPIFDDGTLEGGRLPDVVAESKIYDVNENDLESYLAITIQVFIPFLIAGLGMVGAGLVLDLVHHWVVFEKVKELIILVPALLGLKGNLEMTLASRLSTQANLGHMDTPKQQWYMIVGNLVLIQCQAIVVGFLGSVVAIVMGAFRNGTISLDHAYLLCASSLVTASLASFVLGLITAGVIVFSRHCHINPDNVATPIAASLGDITSLALLSWISTILYESIDKQDWLAPLVIACYVLVTPLWVWIAKKNKYTNDVLYSGWTPVMIAMLISSCGGLILEFMVSRFENLTVFQPVINGVGGNLVAVQASRISTALHKQAELGTLLIPPGHTHPVIFITPIANFFGKGTHARTTRVLMAMVIPGHIIFIYLINYMKDGNTSLTPLFVFVYLCAAMLQVAALLYIAYIMIHWMWKRKIDPDNSAIPYLTSMGDLLGISLLAIAFQFLYLVGDQDSDLMAP, from the exons ATGATAGAGGATCAGGTGCATCAACATCCGGTACGACTGCCGCCCGACAAACACGCCCATGTCGATGTCACAGGAGTCAAATTTGAGAA TGACCAATGCAAGGAGCCTCTACTTTCCGAAAAGCAAACTTCCCACAGGGTAACGCCGGTGGACATTCGTTTGCGCCCGATCTCGAAATCATCCCACGGGAACACGGCAATGGGCACGAGCTCGGCCACGGACGCGTCCATGACCATGGTGACGGGTATCGGTTCCGGTCCCGGTCCCGGTCCCGACCCTGGTCCCATATCCGGCATGGGAACGGGGACGCTCGCAGGGACAGAAATGGGTATGGGTATGGGAATGGGAATGGGCTTAGGTATGGGTATGGGTATGGGTATGGGAATGGGGATGGGTATGGGGATGGGTATGGGCATGGGTTTGGGTATGGGTATGGGGATGGACACGAACGCGTGCATGGCCAGCAACGTTGGAACGAACGTCGCCACTGTGACCGGCAATTCAACGGATGTCGCAACTGCCACCGTTACCGATAAATTGATGGAGCAAGATAGCGTCGAAGTGCCCATCTTCGACGATGGAACCCTCGAAGGCGGTCGTCTTCCGGACGTTGTCGCCGAGAGCAAAATTTACGATGTCAACGAGAATGATCTCGAGTCGTACCTGGCAATTACCATTCAAGTTTTTATACCGTTTCTTATCGCCGGCCTTGGCATGGTGGGAGCTGGATTGGTATTGGATTTGGTGCAT CACTGGGTCGTATTCGAAAAAGTGAAGGAGCTGATCATTCTGGTTCCGGCATTGTTGGGCTTGAAAGGGAATTTAGAAATGACTCTCGCGTCGCGTCTCTCCACTCAGGCGAATCTCGGGCATATGGACACACCGAAACAACAATGGTACATGATCGTCGGGAATCTTGTTTTAATTCAG TGCCAGGCGATAGTGGTTGGATTTCTGGGCTCCGTGGTGGCGATTGTAATGGGAGCGTTTCGAAACGGTACCATTTCGTTGGATCACGCTTACCTGTTGTGCGCAAGCAGCCTGGTCACCGCGTCTCTGGCGTCCTTCGTTCTCGGATTGATAACCGCAGGGGTGATCGTGTTCTCGCGACACTGTCACATCAACCCGGACAACGTCGCGACGCCGATAGCCGCGAGCCTCGGCGACATCACTTCCTTAGCCCTGCTCTCCTGGATCTCGACGATTCTGTACGAGTCGATCGACAAGCAAGATTGGCTGGCGCCGTTGGTCATCGCTTGCTACGTCCTCGTCACCCCGCTCTGGGTATGGATCGCCAAGAAGAACAAATACACCAACGACGTTCTTTACTCCGGCTGGACCCCCGTCATGATCGCCATGCTGATCAGCAG TTGCGGCGGTCTGATTCTGGAGTTCATGGTGTCACGGTTCGAGAACTTGACCGTTTTTCAACCGGTGATCAACGGGGTCGGTGGCAATCTCGTAGCTGTCCAAGCGAGCAGAATATCGACCGCTCTCCATAAACAGGCGGAGCTGGGAACGCTTTTGATTCCACCGGGTCACACGCATCCCGTCATCTTTATTACGCCCATCGCGAATTTTTTCGGCAAAG GCACGCACGCAAGAACCACCAGAGTTTTAATGGCGATGGTCATACCGggtcatataattttcatttaccTAATCAATTACATGAAGGACGGCAACACATCGCTGACGCCTCTTTTCGTGTTCGTTTATTTATGCGCCGCGATGCTGCAAGTTGCCGCGCTCCTCTACATCGCCTACATCATGATACACTGGATGTGGAAACGAAAAATCGACCCGGACAATTCGGCGATTCCATATTTGACATCCATGGGAGATCTCTTGGGCATCAGTTTGCTCGCGATCGCTTTTCAGTTTCTTTATCTCGTGGGAGATCAAGATTCCGATCTAATGGCTCCGTGA
- the LOC143221813 gene encoding solute carrier family 41 member 1 isoform X1, with protein sequence MRTGVQSYTSIFTRNERDVFENVLRGSREPSIKTDQCKEPLLSEKQTSHRVTPVDIRLRPISKSSHGNTAMGTSSATDASMTMVTGIGSGPGPGPDPGPISGMGTGTLAGTEMGMGMGMGMGLGMGMGMGMGMGMGMGMGMGMGLGMGMGMDTNACMASNVGTNVATVTGNSTDVATATVTDKLMEQDSVEVPIFDDGTLEGGRLPDVVAESKIYDVNENDLESYLAITIQVFIPFLIAGLGMVGAGLVLDLVHHWVVFEKVKELIILVPALLGLKGNLEMTLASRLSTQANLGHMDTPKQQWYMIVGNLVLIQCQAIVVGFLGSVVAIVMGAFRNGTISLDHAYLLCASSLVTASLASFVLGLITAGVIVFSRHCHINPDNVATPIAASLGDITSLALLSWISTILYESIDKQDWLAPLVIACYVLVTPLWVWIAKKNKYTNDVLYSGWTPVMIAMLISSCGGLILEFMVSRFENLTVFQPVINGVGGNLVAVQASRISTALHKQAELGTLLIPPGHTHPVIFITPIANFFGKGTHARTTRVLMAMVIPGHIIFIYLINYMKDGNTSLTPLFVFVYLCAAMLQVAALLYIAYIMIHWMWKRKIDPDNSAIPYLTSMGDLLGISLLAIAFQFLYLVGDQDSDLMAP encoded by the exons ATGAGGACAGGGGTGCAGAGCTACACTTCCATTTTCACGAGGAACGAGAGGGATGTGTTCGAGAACGTGCTTCGCGGGTCACGGGAACCAAGTATCAAAAC TGACCAATGCAAGGAGCCTCTACTTTCCGAAAAGCAAACTTCCCACAGGGTAACGCCGGTGGACATTCGTTTGCGCCCGATCTCGAAATCATCCCACGGGAACACGGCAATGGGCACGAGCTCGGCCACGGACGCGTCCATGACCATGGTGACGGGTATCGGTTCCGGTCCCGGTCCCGGTCCCGACCCTGGTCCCATATCCGGCATGGGAACGGGGACGCTCGCAGGGACAGAAATGGGTATGGGTATGGGAATGGGAATGGGCTTAGGTATGGGTATGGGTATGGGTATGGGAATGGGGATGGGTATGGGGATGGGTATGGGCATGGGTTTGGGTATGGGTATGGGGATGGACACGAACGCGTGCATGGCCAGCAACGTTGGAACGAACGTCGCCACTGTGACCGGCAATTCAACGGATGTCGCAACTGCCACCGTTACCGATAAATTGATGGAGCAAGATAGCGTCGAAGTGCCCATCTTCGACGATGGAACCCTCGAAGGCGGTCGTCTTCCGGACGTTGTCGCCGAGAGCAAAATTTACGATGTCAACGAGAATGATCTCGAGTCGTACCTGGCAATTACCATTCAAGTTTTTATACCGTTTCTTATCGCCGGCCTTGGCATGGTGGGAGCTGGATTGGTATTGGATTTGGTGCAT CACTGGGTCGTATTCGAAAAAGTGAAGGAGCTGATCATTCTGGTTCCGGCATTGTTGGGCTTGAAAGGGAATTTAGAAATGACTCTCGCGTCGCGTCTCTCCACTCAGGCGAATCTCGGGCATATGGACACACCGAAACAACAATGGTACATGATCGTCGGGAATCTTGTTTTAATTCAG TGCCAGGCGATAGTGGTTGGATTTCTGGGCTCCGTGGTGGCGATTGTAATGGGAGCGTTTCGAAACGGTACCATTTCGTTGGATCACGCTTACCTGTTGTGCGCAAGCAGCCTGGTCACCGCGTCTCTGGCGTCCTTCGTTCTCGGATTGATAACCGCAGGGGTGATCGTGTTCTCGCGACACTGTCACATCAACCCGGACAACGTCGCGACGCCGATAGCCGCGAGCCTCGGCGACATCACTTCCTTAGCCCTGCTCTCCTGGATCTCGACGATTCTGTACGAGTCGATCGACAAGCAAGATTGGCTGGCGCCGTTGGTCATCGCTTGCTACGTCCTCGTCACCCCGCTCTGGGTATGGATCGCCAAGAAGAACAAATACACCAACGACGTTCTTTACTCCGGCTGGACCCCCGTCATGATCGCCATGCTGATCAGCAG TTGCGGCGGTCTGATTCTGGAGTTCATGGTGTCACGGTTCGAGAACTTGACCGTTTTTCAACCGGTGATCAACGGGGTCGGTGGCAATCTCGTAGCTGTCCAAGCGAGCAGAATATCGACCGCTCTCCATAAACAGGCGGAGCTGGGAACGCTTTTGATTCCACCGGGTCACACGCATCCCGTCATCTTTATTACGCCCATCGCGAATTTTTTCGGCAAAG GCACGCACGCAAGAACCACCAGAGTTTTAATGGCGATGGTCATACCGggtcatataattttcatttaccTAATCAATTACATGAAGGACGGCAACACATCGCTGACGCCTCTTTTCGTGTTCGTTTATTTATGCGCCGCGATGCTGCAAGTTGCCGCGCTCCTCTACATCGCCTACATCATGATACACTGGATGTGGAAACGAAAAATCGACCCGGACAATTCGGCGATTCCATATTTGACATCCATGGGAGATCTCTTGGGCATCAGTTTGCTCGCGATCGCTTTTCAGTTTCTTTATCTCGTGGGAGATCAAGATTCCGATCTAATGGCTCCGTGA
- the LOC143221816 gene encoding alkaline phosphatase 4, producing MNRLVIVCVLMGLLGSSALPRDATTYEEMSFWLKSGQKNLQDNLAIRQNVRRAKNVLIFIGDGMGISTITAGRIFKGQTMGTTGEEYKLVFENFPNTGFAKTYNTDKQVPDSAGTATAIFSGVKCRYAMIGLDSKAKYNHCDPAINEASKVTTVADWAQKTGMDTGFVTTTRITHATPASLYAHTNNRDWECDTEIPEQYKQCVKDIARQLVEDEPGSNFQVMMGGGAQHMGMDMMPQDPDTCSRGDGQNLSEVWSRNNPDGAVVTNAEQLMSLDLANTSKILGVFASSHLPYHAVRPAQVPTLANMTTQAIKLLRKNKNGFLLMVESGKIDIAHHQNYAKLALTEVSELEEAILAAFQQVNLDETLVIVTADHSHSFTMNGYPNRGNDILGFANDPNKVKELQTYETLTYANGPGYFYHRRNDSKNVNETWRNLDQDKTRNQPFYPHMAAMYAKTETHGGEDVGVYAVGPYSHLIRGTFEQNYIAHVVAYAACFNNWPSHCDDTYHRYFYEITSSATTLRHSLILSLLPFVVLSILAKF from the exons ATGAATCGACTGGTAATCGTGTGTGTCCTGATGGGACTTCTCGGATCCAGCGCACTCCCTCGAGACGCGACCACTTACGAAG AAATGTCCTTCTGGCTGAAGTCGGGACAGAAGAATCTTCAAGACAATCTGGCTATTCGACAGAACGTGAGACGCGCGAAGAACGTACTGATATTCATCGGCGATGGAATGGGAATATCTACGATCACGGCCGGTCGTATATTCAAAGGTCAAACGATGGGAACGACTGGCGAAGAATACAAAttggttttcgaaaatttccctAACACGGGTTTCGCCAAG ACGTACAACACGGACAAACAAGTGCCGGACTCGGCTGGAACAGCTACCGCGATATTCTCCGGTGTGAAGTGTCGTTACGCCATGATCGGTTTGGATAGCAAAGCGAAGTACAATCATTGCGACCCTGCGATCAACGAAGCGAGCAAAGTGACGACGGTCGCGGATTGGGCGCAAAAGACAGGCATGGACACCG GGTTCGTTACCACCACCCGTATCACGCACGCCACACCCGCCTCGTTGTACGCGCATACCAACAACCGCGACTGGGAGTGCGACACCGAGATCCCGGAACAGTACAAGCAATGCGTCAAGGATATAGCAAGGCAACTCGTCGAAGACGAGCCTGGCAGTAACTTCCAG GTGATGATGGGCGGCGGGGCGCAACATATGGGCATGGACATGATGCCGCAGGACCCGGACACGTGCTCCCGAGGAGACGGTCAAAATTTATCGGAGGTTTGGTCCCGGAACAATCCCGACGGTGCGGTGGTGACCAACGCCGAACAACTCATGTCCCTCGACCTCGCGAACACGTCCAAGATTCTCGGAGTTTTCGCCTCCAGTCATCTTCCTTATCACGCTGTCAGGCCGGCTCAAGTGCCTACTCTAGCCAACATGACCACACAGGCCATTAAGCTGCTCCGAAAGAACAAAAACGGTTTTCTGTTGATG GTAGAAAGCGGCAAAATAGATATAGCTCATCACCAGAActacgcgaaattggcgttgACGGAAGTTTCGGAACTGGAGGAAGCTATACTGGCCGCCTTCCAACAAGTCAATCTAGACGAAACCTTGGTAATCGTAACCGCTGATCATTCCCACTCGTTCACAATGAATGGTTACCCGAATAGGGGAAACGATATTCTTGGGTTTGCCAACGATCCAAACAAGGTGAAAGAATTGCAAACCTACGAAACGCTCACTTATGCGAACGGGCCGGGTTACTTTTATCATCGACGTAACGATAGCAAAAACGTCAACGAAACGTGGAGAAACCTGGATCAGGACAAGACGCGTAACCAACCTTTCTACCCCCATATGGCCGCCATGTACGCAAAGACCGAAACACACGGGGGCGAAGACGTCGGAGTTTACGCAGTGG GTCCGTACTCTCACCTGATTCGCGGTACCTTCGAACAGAATTACATCGCGCACGTGGTAGCGTACGCGGCTTGCTTCAACAATTGGCCATCTCACTGCGATGACACGTACCATCGTTACTTTTACGAAATAACCAGCTCAGCAACCACGCTTCGACATTCCCTTATTTTATCCCTGTTGCCGTTCGTGGTCCTCTCGATCCTTGCCAAGTTTTGA
- the LOC143221832 gene encoding solute carrier family 41 member 1-like yields the protein MSHAITGRRNKNESAEIRRRRGRRSLSGKVYGGGEMVKSNSDETMIGSAMVGLTMETEVESDEEVETDEEDTRCLIPDRSQIVHQCVGNDKQKPTGRNDRTRDVEDETVWSISIQMFIPFLLAGFGMVVASLLLDIVQHWPVYRDVSEVYILVPALLGLKGNLEMTLASRLSTHSNLGHMDTRKQQWTLIVGNLALIQCQAIVVGLLASLAAVILGWIPDARFDVHHALLLCASALATASVASFLLGLVTVTVILLSKRMKINPDNVATPIAASLGDLITLALLSGFASLLYDAIGELEDRATMRRAAP from the exons ATGAGTCATGCGATAACCGGAAGGCGTAATAAAAACGAATCAGCAGAAATTCGAcggagaagaggaagaagaagtttGTCGGGAAAGGTCTACGGCGGAGGTGAAATGGTGAAATCGAACAGCGACGAGACGATGATCGGATCGGCTATGGTCGGCCTTACCATGGAAACGGAAGTAGAATCCGACGAGGAGGTGGAGACCGACGAAGAGGATACGCGGTGTCTTATACCGGATCGGTCGCAGATCGTTCACCAGTGCGTTGGCAACGATAAACAAAAACCTACCGGTAGGAACGATCGAACGAGAGACGTCGAGGATGAGACCGTTTGGTCTATTTCTATACAAATGTTTATACCCTTTCTGTTGGCCGGTTTCGGTATGGTAGTTGCCAGTTTGTTATTAGATATTGTACAG CATTGGCCGGTCTACAGAGATGTATCGGAGGTGTATATATTGGTGCCGGCGTTGCTCGGGTTAAAGGGGAACTTGGAAATGACGTTGGCCTCGAGACTGTCGACGCACTCCAACCTCGGCCACATGGATACTCGAAAGCAACAATGGACGTTGATCGTCGGCAATCTGGCTTTGATACAGTGTCAAGCGATTGTCGTAGGCCTACTGGCTTCTTTGGCCGCCGTCATTCTCGGTTGGATACCGGACGCGCGGTTCGATGTTCATCACGCGCTACTCTTGTGCGCTAGCGCTCTCGCTACAGCGTCCGTGGCCAGTTTTTTATTAGGTTTGGTCACGGTCACCGTGATATTGCTATCAAAACGCATGAAAATCAATCCGGACAACGTGGCGACACCGATCGCGGCTTCCCTCGGCGATTTGATCACTTTGGCACTTCTGTCGGGATTTGCGTCTCTTCTCTACGATGCTATAGGTGAACTCGAAGATCGTGCTAcgatgcgccgcgccgcaccgtga